CATTCTTGACAATCTCTCTTGCATAGGCTCCTATATCACTCAAACTCACTGCCATTTCAGTCTTACCATTTCCACCCTTCTCTTTAACATTTGTTCatacatattctcaaattctTCCTTGGTCAACAAATTCGCGCTCTTCAATTCACGCAAGGACTTATCCAATCCCTCGCTCTTTTCTTCCAATATTTTCAATGAATTCCCCAATGCCACACTTTGATCGTCTATTCTCTCATTCAATTCCCTCCTTAACCCACCAATTTCATTTTCAAGTTTCCGATCAACAACCTCTACCTGAACCTGTATCATTTTAGCAGTAGTTTTCAAAAAGTTCTCAACCTCAGCAACTCTACCTTCAAATTCGGTTAAGCTGACCTCTGTCCCAGCCCTGCTAACCTCCCCCGATTTCAAAGCCAATCTCCTAACCATCTGAACTAACCCAGCCAAAACAAGTAAAAGCACTAAATTCTTAATAAAAATACTAACCACAGTCTGCCACCGGGGTTTCTCCGTCTTGTTGACCACTCCCTTCCGTGTTCGCCGCAGCGGAACGTTTGAGTTTTGAGCCACAGTGACTTTTCTGGCTTGCCCAGAGTCCTTCAACGCCTCGGCCCGGACCGAATGGTGGCTCAGATCTCTGCTGTTAGCGGCGCCGGTGGCTTTATCTTCGCCAACATTAACGCCAATAGGGTTAGGTTCGGCGGGAATTGATTCGAAGTTCGATTTATTTTCGGCAAGGAGGACAGGCCGGCGACGAGCGGACACGGCAGGGTTGGCGCTAATGGAGAGCGTAGATGCGGACATTGCAGTTGGGAATGAAAGCAGGCTCTAAGGAATGGAGTGGGCTGGTAATATAAGTACGGTCTTAAAATTGGCGAATGAGGAAATTTTAACCGTCCCGAGAAAGAGCGCTTCTaggttttcaaattattttggatTGATGGGCCCGCCCACTTATATATTTAAAAGTAACTAATCTAAAATTTATGTCTTGCCTCATTTTCCCCAAGTTTCTAGTCATGCCGTAGTGGATCTTTGGTATTGCTACtcatttctttctttgtttttggcgGTCTTGTTTCCAAGCATTATGTCTCAAAAGCTGTCAATTAAAGACAAAGAAGAAGAGCTAGGAGAGAATCCAACACACAACGTCATTTATGATCTGTTTGGTAGCGAAGTTCCAGAGTGATTAATTTCCCTGCGATGGAGTGAACTTTATCATCGCTATGGAGCATCCATCAAGCCAATTGCTGAGGATGGCCTTTATCTAATCCAATTCTTCCACTTATTTGATCTCAAGAAGATGATGACAGGGGTCTATAATTGCCTCCTTGTTCACCAATTACCCATAGGGGAGAATATGAAACGCACGTATATGATCTATTTTTCGGGATTCGCTTCTAAATCCTTGACCAAAAGTTTGCGTGATGTCATGAGCACATTTCTAAATTATGATATTAGCAACAAAAAtctattaaagaaataaaatacagtCACAAAATAGGGGAGTTATATAGAATTATTTGTCTTTTTATTTGACATTTATTGCACAAATAGAATCGGTATAGAATTACTCTCTTTCTATTTAACAATTAGTCGAAACTTTTCTGTCCGTGATTTTATGAGGATAAGTCTCTCTTTATATATTCGAAACCCCctatgaagaagaaaaaaattagaagaCAATGAAATAATTTCTTCGAAGTGTCCTTCAATTACGAGCGGGTCCTTTTGGTGTGTTACCTTTGTGGTATTATTGACCACTTTTTCCATAAAGGAGTAGCTTAAAGAAATTCAGGGAAAGATAGAAAACAGTCACATTCTCGTCTTGTTCAATGGCGGTAAGAGTTTGGATTCTAGTGGGAAAGGGACTCTATTTTGAAATCTTAAGGAGTTCAAAATTCTATCAGTTGAAGTAATAAAATGGagaaaatatatgtaagtattatcttaagaagttgaaattcaaatcTCATCTTGTATGGATAAATGGTTGACAATCTGTATGATTCTAGGCCAAATTGATAATAAGATGCATCATATGAATTAATGTATTGGGCTAGGTTCAAAAAATACAATTTGTTCTAAGAAAATACAGTCATGGATGTAGATGAGATTAAGAAGAGGTCGAGGGATGAGAATGAAGTTGCTACTACTACTCATGTTTCTAGTGATGAGGGTGTAGGACCAGGTTCTTATATAGATGATAAGTTTGCTTCTTTTTTATCAATTGGTCTCCCAATAGAGACCCGTCGGGGAAAATGATTTGTTTAGCATGAAACTATCACGGCTTGGATAACCTGTGGACAATTTTAGTACTTGTCGAAACCAAAAAACCCAATTTTGTATTTTTAGCAGAAACGTTGATTCCTTCAAATATATTGGAGGAGATACGGGTGGCTCTTCAGTTCGAAGCTTGTTTTTGTGTTGATTGGATTGGTAGAAGTAGAGGGTTCGCGTTCCTCTGAAATTCTTATGCTAAAGTTTTGGTAACAACCACATTGATTTTATTATTGAATCATTTGGATTAGCCAAATGGAGACTTACGAAATTTTATGAGTTCCCAAATTTTAGTAGGAAAATAGCTACTTGAGATCTACTAAGATTGTTGTCAGGAAGTCTGTAAGGGACTTCAACAATAAATGTGATGGTGTCAAATACCCTTTCACTTAGTTTGAGAGGATCTAAGAACGTATTTTGGATTGTAACCTCTTCCAAATTCCCTTGACCGATTATGGCTTTATGTGGGAAAAAGACAAGAGCTACAAGTTTGCTTGTTTTGGAACTCCTTGATCGTGAGTGGGCTCAACTTTTCCCATGTCACAagttatacaatttaatcctcaaatcatttggttgaaaaccattatgtattataattatatatttattcattagtacttataaagaattataattccCTAAACGTGTTTGGCTGACTAAGTGTAATTGTATCATAATTTCTTATGCCATGTTTGGTATTACAAACAAATACAAATTGTAATTACAgagttatataatttatattttttaaaataatattaattattataaaaaatatcagtaccgtaaaaaaattttaaatgagtagcaaaaattaaaataaaataatcatatgtAATATGTTAGTCTAAGAAAGTAGTCGATAATACGATTATTAATAAGTATAACAAGAAAAATGAACGTCATatgcaattttatttaattgctcTAGCATTCCATATTTGTTGGGATATTccttttttaacatttaacatatacttcTTATCATCATTTGTTAGTCTTTGATCGAGTTCTTTGTCATCTGAATTTGAATTTGTATCATTAAGATTATCAAAATCTTCTTTTTTCATATACTTTTCAAAGTATGGATcatctcaattccacctattaATGAAGTTAAGAAGCATGCAACATGCTAGTACTATtcaaccattttttttatatataataaggtgatgttgttaatatgagaaatCTTTTTTTTGAAACAACAGATATCCTTTGAATCACATTTTAAAGctttgaatgttttaaaataaagagtCCACAAGTCTATCTCTAGTTCTTGTGTCTAGCTCTGTTCTCTCAAATGGTATTGTATCCTACGATATAATGTAAgaaatttttttgtatttgaatAACTAACATCTACCACAGAATATTTGAATTCATGATGCAAACAATATGTAGCTTTGATCATAAAAACtcatataaaattaatttggagaAGAACTTATGCTTGATTATAAcctttttttataatatgtaaattaggttaaaaataatataaaatttataatatataacttttataaaaatgGTTTTATAAAATGTCTAAAAACTTTCATAGCACTTCTCataaatgatataatttttttcataactttagaaagttattttttttaacatcatttatgaataaatatattaattataatacatAGCATGGACACGTAAATAAATTATGTTCatactttttataaataagtatattatagcacttttataacacataaattatttttataatatacttttttaCCATAGTTTAGAatcattttaggatttaaataatataatttttttgttataaacttataaaatacacataaattatttttataatataactaTTTTAGGATTTATACTATAACTTTAGAATTGTTTTTGCTATAATcacctcaaacattcatacatgttcatacttataatataattttaatattttaaatttgtataatttttttaaaagttaaataatgTACGAGCATTTGAAACGTCATATAGTAATCGAATTTAAGTGTAATTACTCATGTAATTACTCAAATTCTCACCCTCCCCAAAAATTGAAAAGTGTAATTGAGGTGTTTCAATTACACCCAATTCAATGGCGCTCACCAATTACAATAGTTAATTTAATTGAACACCCTAACCTTATGTAATTACAAGTAATTACAcccaaattcaattattaaataatttccgAGACATTACcataatatatttcaattaaattaatacaaaatttgaataaatcatataatataattCAGTTAATACATAACATTTAAAATCATGCATCGCATGGGTAAGAAGTTTaataaatgattatttttaataatacttattattaTAATCTT
The sequence above is drawn from the Gossypium hirsutum isolate 1008001.06 chromosome A05, Gossypium_hirsutum_v2.1, whole genome shotgun sequence genome and encodes:
- the LOC107927595 gene encoding LOW QUALITY PROTEIN: SUN domain-containing protein 2 (The sequence of the model RefSeq protein was modified relative to this genomic sequence to represent the inferred CDS: inserted 1 base in 1 codon), yielding MSASTLSISANPAVSARRRPVLLAENKSNFESIPAEPNPIGVNVGEDKATGAANSRDLSHHSVRAEALKDSGQARKVTVAQNSNVPLRRTRKGVVNKTEKPRWQTVVSIFIKNLVLLLVLAGLVQMVRRLALKSGEVSRAGTEVSLTEFEGRVAEVENFLKTTAKMIQVQVEVVDRKLENEIGGLRRELNERIDDQSVALGNSLKILEEKSEGLDKSLRELKSANLLTKEEFENMYEQMXKEKGGNGKTEMAVSLSDIGAYAREIVKNEIEMHASDGLAKADYALFSGGGKVVRHSEPFLAGKGSNWFSKGSQNVVHPNADKMLKPSFGEPGQCFPLKGSSGFVQIKLRTAIIPEAITLEHVAKNVAYDRSSAPKDCRISGWMQGRDLDLPIDPNKMFVLAEFMYDLEKSSAQTFDVSDAGGVGIVDTVRLDFSSSHGSTSHTCIYRLRVHGHEPDSVSMVKM